Proteins from a single region of Gordonia hongkongensis:
- a CDS encoding NCS2 family permease, which translates to MPHDEPSESRDLRSSDTPGADMSKGNLPTEPDFPATTPGPDSAVPRGPLDRFFKISERGSTINREFRGGLVTFFTMAYIVVLNPIIIGGIPGGDKNTDVLGDVLPLAQVAAVTALVAGVMSILFGLVANYPFAIAAGLGINSLLAVSIAPQVTWPEAMGLVVVDGIIIVLLAVTGFRTAVFNAVPPELKAAIAAGIGLFIAFIGFVDAGFVKRIPDAAGTTVPVQLGSDNSISTIPTLIFAVGVLLMGVLVVRRVPGGLLIGIAITTLLSIVLERIFDYGSSVDNPSGWGLSVPDIPSALGGLPDLSLVGDVDLFGAFTRIGVLAASVLVFALVLSNFFDAMGTMTGLGKEAGLADEKGNLPGIGRALVVEGTGAIAGGAASASSNTVFVESASGIAEGARTGLANVVTGILFLVAMFLTPLYEVIPLEAVAPALVVVGAMMIGQLTSIDFKRLDYALPAFLTVVSMPFTYSIANGIGIGFISWVVMATAAGKARTVHPLLWFVAAIFVAYFARGPISDLIG; encoded by the coding sequence GTGCCACACGATGAGCCGAGTGAGTCTCGCGATCTGAGGTCCTCCGACACCCCGGGTGCGGACATGTCGAAGGGGAACCTCCCCACCGAGCCCGACTTTCCCGCGACCACCCCGGGGCCGGATTCTGCGGTCCCGCGCGGCCCGCTCGACCGGTTCTTCAAGATCTCCGAACGCGGTTCGACGATCAACCGCGAGTTCCGCGGTGGCCTGGTCACGTTCTTCACGATGGCCTACATCGTGGTGCTCAACCCGATCATCATCGGCGGTATCCCGGGCGGGGACAAGAACACCGACGTCCTGGGCGACGTCCTGCCGCTGGCGCAGGTCGCCGCGGTCACCGCGCTCGTCGCGGGCGTGATGTCGATCCTGTTCGGCCTGGTCGCCAACTATCCGTTCGCGATCGCGGCGGGTCTCGGCATCAACAGCCTGCTGGCGGTGTCCATCGCGCCGCAGGTGACCTGGCCCGAGGCAATGGGTCTGGTGGTCGTCGACGGCATCATCATCGTCCTGCTGGCCGTCACCGGATTCCGCACCGCGGTGTTCAACGCGGTGCCCCCCGAACTGAAAGCCGCGATCGCGGCGGGGATCGGTCTGTTCATCGCCTTCATCGGTTTCGTCGACGCGGGATTCGTCAAGCGCATCCCCGATGCCGCCGGCACCACCGTCCCGGTGCAGCTGGGCAGCGACAACTCGATCTCCACGATCCCCACACTGATCTTCGCGGTCGGGGTGCTGCTGATGGGCGTCCTGGTGGTGCGTCGGGTCCCCGGTGGCCTGTTGATCGGTATCGCCATCACGACGCTGCTGTCGATCGTGCTGGAGCGGATCTTCGATTACGGGTCCAGCGTCGACAACCCCTCCGGCTGGGGTCTCAGCGTGCCCGACATCCCCAGCGCCCTCGGCGGTCTGCCCGATCTCAGCCTGGTCGGTGACGTCGACCTGTTCGGCGCGTTCACCCGGATCGGTGTGCTCGCGGCATCGGTGCTGGTCTTCGCGCTGGTGCTCTCCAACTTCTTCGACGCCATGGGCACGATGACCGGCCTCGGCAAGGAGGCCGGACTCGCCGACGAGAAGGGCAACCTGCCCGGTATCGGCCGAGCGCTCGTCGTCGAGGGGACCGGCGCCATCGCCGGCGGTGCCGCCTCGGCGTCGTCGAACACAGTGTTCGTCGAGTCTGCGTCCGGTATCGCCGAAGGTGCGCGCACCGGCCTCGCCAACGTGGTGACCGGAATCCTGTTCCTGGTGGCGATGTTCCTGACACCGCTCTACGAGGTGATCCCGCTCGAGGCGGTCGCCCCCGCGCTGGTGGTCGTCGGCGCCATGATGATCGGCCAGCTCACGTCCATCGATTTCAAACGGCTCGACTACGCGCTGCCGGCCTTCCTGACGGTCGTCTCGATGCCGTTCACGTACTCGATCGCCAACGGTATCGGCATCGGCTTCATCAGCTGGGTCGTGATGGCGACCGCGGCGGGCAAGGCCCGCACTGTGCATCCGTTGCTCTGGTTCGTCGCCGCGATCTTCGTCGCCTACTTCGCGCGCGGACCGATCTCCGACCTCATCGGCTGA
- a CDS encoding APC family permease, whose amino-acid sequence MAEDVVTPAGAGSGSPDEIRISGYRPELRRTLGGFAVFAISFAFISVAVGIFATYGSVLTTAGPVGIWLWIVAAVGQTLIALVVAQFAARIALSGSSYQWASRLANPKIGWFFGWLSFWYLAIGVVAMDNALASQALMPLAGMAEDEDVARVITLVVLVIQAVLVIASTRLLGLFTSGAVAVELAIVAILILVLAAVMVFSGSGHPGNLVSEGVAAGAPDYWAIGGGVMAAMVMGLTTLVGFDSAANLAEEAKDPFRSVPRAIVGSVVAAAVLGLVFLIVLTTAIEDVQAVTADGSPVAAIIREQLGPVAERILLACIVFAMFGAGMVVMAACARQVFAMARDRRFPAHRLMARVNPRTQTPVPATLLILGVGVVLMLALPGAALIELIIASTILPALIYGGTVVLYLVVRKRLERKSGGFSLGRLEMPVAVAALIWVGVALFVLVTPDDARVPTLIVLGLIAAGGIYFVALLFGPGRVLEHEPGVDEFAAAAEPDGAEPDRS is encoded by the coding sequence ATGGCGGAGGACGTGGTCACCCCGGCGGGTGCCGGCAGCGGATCACCCGACGAGATCCGCATCAGCGGCTACCGTCCGGAGCTGCGCCGGACGCTCGGCGGGTTCGCGGTGTTCGCGATCTCCTTCGCGTTCATCTCCGTCGCGGTCGGAATCTTCGCCACCTACGGCAGCGTGCTCACCACGGCGGGTCCGGTCGGGATCTGGTTGTGGATCGTCGCCGCAGTCGGCCAGACCCTGATCGCGCTGGTCGTCGCCCAATTCGCCGCCCGGATCGCACTGAGCGGGTCGTCGTATCAGTGGGCGTCGAGGCTGGCGAACCCGAAGATCGGCTGGTTCTTCGGCTGGCTGAGCTTCTGGTACCTGGCGATCGGCGTGGTCGCCATGGACAACGCGCTGGCCAGTCAGGCGCTGATGCCGCTCGCCGGGATGGCCGAGGACGAGGACGTCGCCCGCGTCATCACGCTCGTCGTGCTCGTCATCCAGGCCGTGCTGGTGATCGCGTCGACCCGCTTGCTCGGCCTGTTCACCTCCGGCGCGGTCGCGGTCGAGTTGGCGATCGTGGCGATCCTGATCCTGGTGCTCGCGGCGGTGATGGTGTTCAGCGGAAGCGGTCACCCGGGCAACCTGGTGTCCGAGGGAGTGGCCGCCGGTGCGCCGGACTATTGGGCGATCGGTGGCGGGGTGATGGCCGCGATGGTCATGGGACTCACCACCCTGGTCGGGTTCGATTCCGCGGCCAACCTCGCCGAGGAGGCGAAGGATCCGTTCCGCAGCGTGCCCCGGGCGATCGTCGGATCGGTGGTGGCCGCCGCGGTCCTGGGACTGGTCTTCCTCATCGTCCTGACCACGGCGATCGAGGACGTCCAGGCGGTCACGGCCGACGGGTCGCCGGTCGCCGCGATCATCCGGGAACAACTCGGGCCGGTCGCCGAGCGAATCCTGCTCGCCTGCATCGTCTTCGCGATGTTCGGCGCCGGCATGGTGGTGATGGCGGCCTGCGCCCGGCAGGTCTTCGCGATGGCCCGCGACCGGCGCTTCCCGGCGCACCGGCTGATGGCCAGGGTCAACCCCCGGACCCAGACCCCGGTACCGGCGACGCTGCTCATCCTCGGCGTCGGAGTGGTGCTGATGCTGGCCCTGCCCGGGGCTGCGCTGATCGAGCTGATCATCGCGTCGACGATCCTGCCCGCGCTCATCTACGGCGGGACCGTCGTGCTGTACCTGGTCGTCCGAAAGCGCCTGGAGCGCAAGTCCGGTGGGTTCAGTCTCGGACGCCTCGAGATGCCGGTCGCGGTCGCCGCGCTGATCTGGGTGGGGGTCGCCCTGTTCGTGCTCGTCACGCCCGACGACGCGCGGGTGCCGACCCTGATCGTGCTCGGGCTGATCGCGGCGGGCGGCATCTACTTCGTCGCCCTGCTTTTCGGGCCCGGTCGCGTCCTCGAACACGAACCCGGTGTCGACGAATTCGCCGCGGCCGCAGAACCGGACGGGGCTGAACCGGACAGAAGCTAG
- a CDS encoding DUF2530 domain-containing protein gives MSTTLEIPELPRALRAPEPVIVVGMIGWVVATVIVAVTDLGGDRALPVCLVGLAVGLLGTTIVLVQRAGVRRGDRGAQEGLD, from the coding sequence ATGTCCACGACACTCGAGATCCCCGAACTCCCCCGCGCGTTGCGCGCCCCGGAGCCGGTGATCGTGGTCGGGATGATCGGGTGGGTGGTGGCGACCGTGATCGTCGCGGTCACCGATCTCGGTGGCGACCGCGCGCTGCCGGTGTGCCTGGTGGGCCTGGCCGTCGGTCTGCTCGGGACGACGATCGTCCTCGTCCAGCGCGCCGGTGTCCGACGCGGTGATCGAGGTGCGCAGGAAGGTCTCGACTAG
- a CDS encoding MarR family winged helix-turn-helix transcriptional regulator — protein sequence MHAPYGDGSLSGDLSLAVVRLARRLRGRRENKLVSLTQLSALNTLHHEGPMTPGALAAAERVRPPSMTRVIASLSDLGMIKREPHPTDGRQAIVTLSPEGVDVVTDELAARKAWLSDRLAELSAEERDILREAVRIANKILGQADTDVPRSRAI from the coding sequence ATGCATGCACCTTATGGTGACGGAAGTCTGTCCGGCGACCTGTCCCTCGCCGTGGTGCGCCTGGCGCGCCGACTCCGAGGTCGGCGGGAGAACAAGCTGGTCTCGCTCACTCAGCTGTCCGCCCTCAACACGCTGCACCACGAGGGCCCGATGACACCAGGTGCGCTCGCGGCCGCCGAGCGGGTTCGCCCGCCGTCGATGACCAGGGTCATCGCCTCGCTGTCGGATCTCGGGATGATCAAGCGCGAACCCCATCCCACCGACGGCCGTCAGGCCATCGTGACGTTGTCCCCGGAAGGCGTCGACGTCGTGACCGACGAACTCGCCGCCCGCAAGGCATGGTTGAGCGACCGCCTCGCGGAACTGTCCGCCGAGGAGCGGGACATCCTGCGCGAGGCCGTGCGCATCGCCAACAAGATCCTCGGGCAGGCCGACACCGACGTCCCGCGCTCACGCGCGATCTGA